A segment of the Zingiber officinale cultivar Zhangliang chromosome 8B, Zo_v1.1, whole genome shotgun sequence genome:
ATTCATCTCTAATTCATACTACTTTCATTCCAATTTCATTTATAGATACCAAACACAACCTTCTTGGATAAAGATAAGGTGTGAGTATTGGAATGTGCATAAACTTAAGAACTACCAATTAGTATTCATTGTAACTGAATCAAGTCTCAAACTACTGAGTTTGAAACCATAGAGCATTAACCTTTAGCAATACTTGCACAAACTAACAATTAAGGGACGCAAGAAAATATCTGCACTTATTCCTCTTGGAAACAACCAAGACAAGCAAATAGCAACGGTCATAAGCAACTTACAATGTTATCTTTCTCACTGCAAGACTAGGCAACCTTCTGCAAGGTTACAAGTAGCTCGATCGATAGGGGCTAATGACTGAAATGAGGTTTCCTTTTTCTCTTCCAGCTTGATCTTTTCCTTCTTAGACTCCTCTAGTCCAAGGGCCCCAAAGATGTAGTCTTCCACTTCTTTGAACCTTGCCTCCGAAAGAGAGACCTCAGCTAATAGCCTCCAAGCATATTGCTCTGTTGCCTCTTCGAAGTCTTTCTTGCGCTTCAGCACCATATGCCCACTGATCTCCCACACAGCAGGGTTCACTTGAGTCTCTAGGATCTCCTCACTCACTTCGCCCAAGGCTTGTTTTTCTGCATAACACTGCAAGAATGATACGATAAATAATACCTCTTTATTGACTGATAAATCTAAGAGCTATATTTTGAATATGACTAGTAAGTTCATGTGATCACATATCAGAAATAGAAGTTTACCTGGGGAAAGAGAAAGATCCTCCAGCCTGAATCAGAAATAAGAACATTAAATGGGATATTGTTCTCTTGAAGACACATGCAAGACTTGGAAACTACATCAGATAAGTCTTTCAAACTAGTTCCTCCCTCGTAAACCAGGCCCCTCACTGGATAGTTCAGCAATCGTAAGATCTTCACTCCACCATGGCACAGCAGACCTTTAGCAATTGGAACTCTTTGAGTAGGAGCTCTCTCCACAGGAAAAGGCATGGACAAAAAATAAGCCTGTCATAAAGCAACAAACTTGCCCGATCATTTGAGAATTCGATAAACAAATTAGCACATCATTGGATTCTACTGAGCAAGTCTGGAGTACTCACCTGGAAATGCAGGTGATTGATGGTGGCAAAGGCACCCAGGCTATTGTAGCCAAGCCTGAAGTATGGGCTTCCAGCTTCCACGGCCATATGAAGAGCCAGCAAGAAACTATCGGGGTCGATCCGCTGCGGTAAATGATCCAGAACCAGGGGGATCAGCAGAACATGGCCGTACTCAATAGGACTCACCTGCGCGAGCACCAGAGCTCAGGATTATGTTCCATGGAAGAAAAAGGCTAAAAGAAAGCAGAGTTAGGTGACTCAAACGAAGATCACAGAACAGAAGAATGCTGGAATTAGCTCTCACGTTGATCGCAACAACATTGGGGGAGTTGTCTTCGCCAACTGGGGCACTCTCTAGGAAGCAGGCTTTTCCACCTTCCCCTGCCCCGAAGCAGAAGAGGACCTCCTCCTGGCCGACCTTGGTGAAATTAAACTTGGCAGGATCGA
Coding sequences within it:
- the LOC122017276 gene encoding GDP-L-galactose phosphorylase 2-like isoform X1, whose amino-acid sequence is MMILKRIPTVLSNYQEAAEPRRCGRNCLGKCCLPISKLPLYAFNGDANPRNSSFGVDETPPDFFLNSLLLAQWEDRMSCGLFRYDVTACETKVIPGEYGFIAQLNEGRHLKKRPTEFLIDRVLQPFDPAKFNFTKVGQEEVLFCFGAGEGGKACFLESAPVGEDNSPNVVAINVSPIEYGHVLLIPLVLDHLPQRIDPDSFLLALHMAVEAGSPYFRLGYNSLGAFATINHLHFQAYFLSMPFPVERAPTQRVPIAKGLLCHGGVKILRLLNYPVRGLVYEGGTSLKDLSDVVSKSCMCLQENNIPFNVLISDSGWRIFLFPQCYAEKQALGEVSEEILETQVNPAVWEISGHMVLKRKKDFEEATEQYAWRLLAEVSLSEARFKEVEDYIFGALGLEESKKEKIKLEEKKETSFQSLAPIDRATCNLAEGCLVLQ
- the LOC122017276 gene encoding GDP-L-galactose phosphorylase 1-like isoform X2 → MSCGLFRYDVTACETKVIPGEYGFIAQLNEGRHLKKRPTEFLIDRVLQPFDPAKFNFTKVGQEEVLFCFGAGEGGKACFLESAPVGEDNSPNVVAINVSPIEYGHVLLIPLVLDHLPQRIDPDSFLLALHMAVEAGSPYFRLGYNSLGAFATINHLHFQAYFLSMPFPVERAPTQRVPIAKGLLCHGGVKILRLLNYPVRGLVYEGGTSLKDLSDVVSKSCMCLQENNIPFNVLISDSGWRIFLFPQCYAEKQALGEVSEEILETQVNPAVWEISGHMVLKRKKDFEEATEQYAWRLLAEVSLSEARFKEVEDYIFGALGLEESKKEKIKLEEKKETSFQSLAPIDRATCNLAEGCLVLQ